The Rosa rugosa chromosome 1, drRosRugo1.1, whole genome shotgun sequence genomic sequence AATTAAACTTAATCAGAAAGTTAAGCAAGTTTAATGTTGCTTATCCTTCCATAATAACTTGATGATGAAAGATTAGAATGGAATGACAAGACAGACAGCTAGATAATTCCAACACCCAGAAAATTCTATTCAAAACTTAATCATTTCCTTATAATGGTCCTCCTAGCCTTCTAGGTAAACCATAGGTTTTCAATGTGAACCTTTTGATTGTACTTCTAATCTTCTATAGATTTCAGATTTTAGGTAAGTTAATAAGCCTTTGAATGTACTTTAAAATGAAATTTCTAGATCAAGCAacagaaaaactaaaaattaaaaacatattCTAGAAAATTTGATAAATCTTCTTAATTAGGACAAAGGTGGAACAAGAAGGTTGGTCCTCTTATTCTTATAGTTGCATAATTTTCATTTATACAAGAAAATACATTGTGAAGGTTTCTTTTTAGAtaataatgaaaataaaaggTTGTACTCTGTAGGTGGCAATGCCAGAACATCAATATTTAGgggaaaaataaagaaaataaaaagttgGTGACAGACAAAGTTCAGAATTGAAACAGAAATGTGGAAGTAAATAGTgcagagaaaaattaaaacagACGTtactttgttctatattgaCTCCTCCAATCAAGCTCCTGCATGCCTTACTCTCTTCTCAATCTGCTGCCCACCCGGTATGTTCTAATCGCTCTCTACGCCTTGCTCTTTGGTTGTAGATTGATTCATGCATCGTTTATATGAAGGTGTTCTCGCTTCCTCTAGCTCTATGCTTTTTCATTACTAAGTTGATTGGCATCTCTCGAACATGTCAAGTCTGTTCTTCTGTGAACATGCTTTGTATAGTTTGGTTTTCTCCATTTGCATTTACTCAAGTTTGTTTATCCATTTCTGGAAAATTAGATGCTGCAATCCCCTTGTGGTTGCTGTTAACCAGTCAATATGAGAGGAGCGATGGGTACTTCCCCACGCGCCGTTGAAGCTAGGCATCGGCTATCTACATCATTGTGAGTTTCACTTTGATTACCATGTTACTTTTTTCTCTTGCTATATGCTTAACAGTACTGCATATCCCTCATCGTCAATGTTAAGCCTAGCTTGCAGTACAATTTGTTGCCAAACCAGAATAGGTTAATTGATTATAATTTACACTGAGAACATGACATGATTCTGAAATCAATCATCCTGTTTATCTATAGttttatatatacttgtttaTTTGATTGGTAGTGATCGACTTCCGGATCCTGTTTATCTGATATATGGAGAAAAAGCCTACCCATTTGAAGCACTTGCTTACCCAAAATGAACTGCCTGAGCATCCTTCTTTTGGATTTTTTGAATGCCTTCCAAATTCCCATGTGCCTTCCAAGTTCACATAACTTCTCACTCAACCCAAAAGTAGAATCTCATGTAGTAAACATGTACTAGGAGTTCACATACTAATAAATGAAATTGTGGATATTAAGGCTTATTAAttatcatttttattttaaagtttCCCCTATAATTTGCTTTGTTCTTCTTCATCACTAATATGTTCTTGAATATCTACATTCATCAGTGAAGATATATACAGAAGAAGAGTACAGAAAAGTAAAGCAAACGATTCAGAGAAGCCTTTCCACTTATCCATCCAAGATAGAAGTTCAAGATACAAGCTTCCTCTGCTGAGACTTGTCCTGCTAATCGCCATATGTGGTACTTTTGTAGTGCTCCTTTACTCTCCAGAAGTTTACAACAATAACCTTCCAACACATTCTGTTCCTCGGTACGTTTTGTATTCTCATCATTCTGGCTTATGTTACTTTCCTAATGCAGAGTACTTAAATTGTTCAAAATTTGTCAAAATGTTATGACATGTCAAGTTTTGTAAACAGGTGGATATGGGGTGGATCGGATTCTCGATATGAATCAAATTTAGACATTAACTGGGATGATGTCATGAAAGTTTTGGGGAGGCTGACTGACAGGAATGAATATCAAGGAATCGGCCTACTAAACTTCAACACAAGCGAAATCAACCAGTGGAATCAGATTGTTCCTGAAGCTGCCAATGTTGTTCTGCACTTGGACTATGCTGCAGAGAATGTAACTTGGGAATCTTTATATCCAGAATGGATagatgaggaggaagaagatggactTCCAGTTTGCCCATCTCTGCCAAAGCTCAAAGCACTTGGCAGACGGCTTGACCTTATAGCTGTTAAACTTCCTTGTCGGAAAGAGCTACCGAATTGGTCTAGAGATGTTGCTCGGTTGCACCTGCAGCTTGCTGCTGCCGGTGTTGCTGCCTCTTCCAAAGGGTATCGCCATGTGCATTTGCTTTTCGTCACCGACTGCTTCCCTATTCCAAATCTGTTCAGATGCAAAGAGCTTGTGGTGCGCGAGGGGAATGCATGGTTGTACGAGCCAAACCTCAATGTGCTTAGAGAAAAAGTGCAGCTCCCTGTAGGTTCCTGTGAACTTGCACTTCCTTTCAGAGGCAAAGGTCAGTCCCAATTCATCATTTATTAACTCTTCTACCTCCAATCTTCCGTGAACTCTCTTTGTCCATTCCGAACACACAAGTAGACCTTCCACTACTAATATCACCGAGCCCTTTTGAGATAAAACACCTCAAAGTTGGTGGATCGATACTTAGGTGATTAAGTTGGGGACAATATAGTGATCATGTTGGTCCATTTTTAACATTGTGCATTTGTAGTTTCACTTTGCTAATATAATGCACTCCAATTTGAGTTGTTAAAATGGTCACCCCAATTCATTTTTCAGCtactgataaaaaataaaatgaactcTTGACAACAGGGCTGGTCTACTCTGGCAATGCGCGCCGAGAAGCGTATGCAACAATTCTCCATTCAGCTGATGTTTATGTTTGTGGAGCCATAGCTGCTGCACAAAGCATTCGAATGGCAGGGTCCACTCGAGACCTTGTGATACTTGTTGATGAAACCATTAGTGGTTACCATAGGAGCGGACTGCAGGCAGCAGGGTGGATAGTAAAGACAATAGAAAGGATCAGGAACCCGAAAGCTGAGAAAGATGCATACAATGAATGGAACTACAGCAAGTTCCGGTTGTGGCAGCTGACAGAATATGACAAGATCATTTTCATTGATGCTGATTTGCTTATACTCAAGAACATTGATATCTTATTTTCGATGCCAGAAATTTCTGCAACAGGGAATGATGCCACACTTTTTAACTCCGGGGTGATGGTTATCGAGCCTTCAAATTGCACATTCCACCTTCTTATGGATCACATTCATGAGATAGAGTCCTACAATGGTGGTGATCAGGGCTacttgaatgaaattttcacaTGGTGGCATAGAATACCTAGACACATGaatttcttaaagcatttttggGATGGTGATGAGGAAGAGATGAAACAGAAGAAGACCAGGCTTTTTGGAGCCAATCCTCCAATTCTTTATGTCCTTCACTACCTAGGAGTGAAGCCATGGTTGTGCTTTCGCGACTACGATTGTAACTGGAATTCTGATATATTTCAAGAGTTTGCAAGTGATGTTGCTCACGCAAGTTGGTGGAGAGTTCATGATGCAATGCCTGAGCTGCTGCAGCAGTTTTGTTTTTTGAGGACAAAGCAGAAGGCACAACTGGAATGGGACAGAAGGGAAGCGGAGAAAGCTAACTTCACAGATGGACATTGGAAGATCAAAATCAATGACCGGCGATTAAAAAGATGTGTAGACAATGTGTGTTCTTGGAAGGGCATGTTGAAGCATTGGGGAGAAACAAATTGGACTGATGATCAGATTGGTTACAATCCAACTCCACCTGCAATTACCGCAACTTCCATCACCGGTTTATGAATCCTGCCTTGTTTTACCACCTTTCTAACCTCATTACACCTTCATGGAACCCATGTAATTACCTACGGAGGTTGAGAGTTCTGGAAAGGCTGTTTTGATTTTCACCACGTGTTATAATTAAAGGTTTTAGACAGACTTGGTAATTTGGGTACCATGGTATGGTAGGTATTGTTCGTCATTTGTATGATTCTCAGGCTGATTTTGCTACACAATTATATTGGAATTAATTTGTGGTCATTTCATAAAAGAGGATCATAATCTACAAAATAACTTGTTGATCGTGTTATTACCTCGCCATTGTTTCTAAATATTCTTCTCATAAATAACCACGGTTTAACTACCCCACATAACCAACAGGTTCACAACTCCTTGCTATCGTGATAGATAcatattttttacaaatattaAGTTTTTATCTATTGTCTTCAACAAAGTCTTAAGCTGTTATTCACATTTCAAGCAATTATCAAACACTCCATAATCAACCATTTATCACTTTCAAAACTAGAATAAGTACGATAATGTCCTAGAAATATGAATAAGGTTACATTTTTTTTCCGTAAGCATTCAAATGTCACATATCATTATTATAGCATTATGTCATATTTCTCTTTTGCTTTTCGGTGACAAATTGTttgtgttgaaggatattgacacttagtgtgcctagtcaaactaggataagttctatagttgtaataggagaggtttcctactccaagttagaataggaatccttgtactcttagattatgcactttgtaatccctatatatagggctcctattctctataatgaaacacttctctctacaattctctctcgaatctattttacttaaacacgttatcagcacgagctctaaccttgagatcaaaaatccaaaaccagaaaattcttcaacatcACATTTTTCCACCGTTGCACCTTGCCCGTGCTAGATTAGCCGCTGCTGCCCACCTGCGCGCCCCTGCGCTgcacgctgcccctgcagcccttACGCACCCGTGTGCtgcctactgcccctgcagcatcgcCGCAcacctgctgcccctgcagcacagcaggacactcgttcctgtgcagatcagcctacttgcaagccccgaaacatcttgatcgggacctcagatcaaaatacttccttcatcaaagttgttcgtctctgtctactctatctgacctccgaatttcagtcatatcggagttgttttgagacttgtacaccaatcgaagtgaaagctgttcagaggcaaatctgctccgaatttcaacgaAAAAAATCCTTGAAAACCGCTGCTTCCACCTTCAAGCATCACTGcagcagctcctagcccacacTAGCCTCATCTGCGTgactgcccctgcagcgcctacgcgcccctgcgcacgcatctgTCGGCCAGCTCCTCGGCTTACCTCGGCCAGACCTATATCGGCCACACAGCAGGGATTGAAAGATTGTTTGCAATCCCCGACCCAGGATCGATAGCACGTCTGCAatcctacacgcctgcatcaacacgcgcgtgtattgagaatttcaaatACCGAAATTCATGAGTAAGTTTTCACTAGTAAGTTGTTCCCAtctttgaaatttaaatttacttttcttcggggacttacaaaatcctttcttctacatcccacctttctgtaacgtgggttcgatttgctaaaagcggaatcgtggggattcacgctacatacgaactaagagcgttcgtaatcttcggactaagagcgtccgtaagcatcgatttttacgaactaagagcgttcgtaggctacggactaagaacgttcgtaagcataaaaatttgaccatataaacgtcattggtttcaatccaaatccaaaaatttggaaactatcaacatagacagtggttataactctttctcactaggcgtactcaagagtaattgtgatgtctaggaaaggtttgaactgagagaacggtttaaaagtgagcaacgctccaccaaaatctcgccttaccttacctggtcacaaccaaattggaattaccaaacggattgagtaactactacttgtctatgcttgattatcctttttggattaaaattagaaactttgacgtaatcattggctttcattgaaataaagtgttgattttgattcgaactttattaatttcaagtatgtttcccggagagctagaatgcctcgtggatagtgctactacgcacaccatacttcgaaataggcagttatttcttgagatgacgcctgctcaatcttctgtgactacgatggctggatcatctcaattgattcatggtcgaggaccagctcaatttctgTTGCCCAATGGCACaattttaaatgtcaccgaagctctttatgctcctagggcaggaagaacccttttgagcttcaaagatataagagccaatggttttcatgtggaaacacattctgagaatggacaagagttcctttgcatcacctctaatgactacggacataaatgagtattagagaaacttatgtgtcgatctagtgggttgtatgcaaccactattcgaatcattgaatccaatcatgttatgagagatgatttatgggattccgacacatataggctttggcacgaccgtttgggacacccaggtcgtgacatgatgatccgtatattaaagacttcacacggacatccctttttcagaacgaaaagaagtaaaactcggtttttggacaccgaaggagcccctgcgcctcacggcgccgttcacccccaaatccggccatccttggccggcgccgccttccccctgcggcctcagggtggcattgacgccaccaaggctccttttgtctccaacttttacttctaaagtcacttgtgattttgtggctcaaccaaaatcctcattggttgcttctaaagcccatcattcgttctgcaaagcctacTCTTTAgaaaagttaggatcgagaccatcctatgcaaaggacaccaaagaaaatataccattcttgcaaagaatccaaggtgatatttgtggacctattcaaccaccatgcggaccatttcagtattttatggtgttggttgatacatcgacacgctggtcacatgtcatgctattgtccacaaggaacgctgcatttgctaaactcctagcacaaataattaagttacgggctcaccaccctgatcatcctattaagtctataagattagacaatgctggggagtttacatcaaaaacttttgatgaatattgcatgtccattgggattgatgttgaacatccagttcctcatgttcacacccaaaatggtctcacagaagccgccattaaacgactacaaatggttgctcgagcattggtgatgcgcaccaatctccctatttctgcttggggctatgcaatattgcatgcaactgtgcttattcgtctgaggcccactgccactcaacccttctttgcgtcccagatggttactgggtatgagcctaatgtctcccacttacgcata encodes the following:
- the LOC133724538 gene encoding UDP-glucuronate:xylan alpha-glucuronosyltransferase 1-like, which gives rise to MRGAMGTSPRAVEARHRLSTSFEDIYRRRVQKSKANDSEKPFHLSIQDRSSRYKLPLLRLVLLIAICGTFVVLLYSPEVYNNNLPTHSVPRWIWGGSDSRYESNLDINWDDVMKVLGRLTDRNEYQGIGLLNFNTSEINQWNQIVPEAANVVLHLDYAAENVTWESLYPEWIDEEEEDGLPVCPSLPKLKALGRRLDLIAVKLPCRKELPNWSRDVARLHLQLAAAGVAASSKGYRHVHLLFVTDCFPIPNLFRCKELVVREGNAWLYEPNLNVLREKVQLPVGSCELALPFRGKGLVYSGNARREAYATILHSADVYVCGAIAAAQSIRMAGSTRDLVILVDETISGYHRSGLQAAGWIVKTIERIRNPKAEKDAYNEWNYSKFRLWQLTEYDKIIFIDADLLILKNIDILFSMPEISATGNDATLFNSGVMVIEPSNCTFHLLMDHIHEIESYNGGDQGYLNEIFTWWHRIPRHMNFLKHFWDGDEEEMKQKKTRLFGANPPILYVLHYLGVKPWLCFRDYDCNWNSDIFQEFASDVAHASWWRVHDAMPELLQQFCFLRTKQKAQLEWDRREAEKANFTDGHWKIKINDRRLKRCVDNVCSWKGMLKHWGETNWTDDQIGYNPTPPAITATSITGL